The genome window CGCCGGACTGGTCGAGGATGGTGCGCGAGTCGATCTTGGAGCTGACCTGGAAGGCGATGCGGGTCGGGATGTTGGCCTTGATCAGGCCGGTGATCACGTCCACCGAGGGCCGCTGGGTGGCCAGGATCAGGTGGATGCCGGCGGCGCGGGCCTTCTGCGCCAGCCGCGCGATCAGTTCCTCGACCTTCTTGCCGACGATCATCATCATGTCGGCGAATTCGTCGATGAAGATGACGATGAACGGCAGCGTGTCCAGCGGCCGCGGCGCCTCGGCCAGGTCCGGGTTGGGCTTGAACAGCGGGTCCATCAGCGGCTGCCCGGCGTCCTGCGCGTCCTTGACCTTCTTGTTGAAGCCGGCCAGGTTGCGCACGCCCACCGCGCTCATCAGCTTGTAGCGGCGCTCCATCTCCGCCACGCACCAGCGCAGGCCGTTGGCGGCCTCCTTCATGTCGGTGACCACCGGCGCCAGCAGGTGCGGGATGCCCTGGTAGACGCTCAGTTCGAGCATCTTCGGGTCGATCATCAGCATCCGCAGGTCCTTGGCCGAGGCCTTGTACAGCAGGCTCAGCACCATCGCGTTGACCGCCACCGACTTGCCCGAGCCGGTGGTGCCGGCGACCAGCAGGTGCGGCATGCGCGCCAGGTCGGCCACGGTCGGGCGCCCGGCGATGTCCTTGCCCAGGGCCAGGGTCAGCGGGCTCGCCGACTTGTCGTATTCCTTGGAGCGCAGCAGCTCGCTGAGATAGATCATCTCGCGGCTGACGTTGGGGATCTCCAGGCCGATCACCGACTTGCCCGGGATCACGTCGACCACGCGCACCGACTTCACCGACAGGCCGCGGGCGATGTCCTTGTCCAGCGAGCTGATCTGGCTGACCTTGATGCCCGGCGCCGGCTCGATCTCGAAGCGGGTGATGACCGGGCCCGGATAGGCCCCGACCACCTGCGCCTCGATGCGGAAGTCCTTGAGCTTGAACTCGATCTGCCGCGACAGGGTTTCCAGGGTCTCCTCGGAATAGCCCTTGGCCTGCGGCTTGGGGTCGTCCAGCAGGGCCAGCGGCGGCACCCCGGACGGGTCGCTGCCGGTGCCGTGGAACAGCGGGATCTGCTGCTCGCGCTTGGCGCGCTCGCTCTTCTCCACCACCGGCGCCGGCGGCGGCTCGATCTTGACCGGCTCGCGCTTGGCGCGCTGCACCGCGTCGACCTTGCGCACTTCCTCGCGTTCCTCGCGCATGGCGCGGGTCTGCTGCCATTCGTTGGCCTGCTGGGTGCCGCGCCGGGCTAGCGCCGGCAGGGTCATCACCGCCTTGCCGATGCGCTCCATCACCGCGAACCAGGACAGCCCGGTGGCCAGGGTCACCGACACCAGCAGCAGCACCAGCACGAACAGGTTGGCGCCGAGCGCGCCGAACCCGGCGCCGAGCGAGTTGCCGACCAGCTTGCCGAGGATGCCGCCGGCCCCGGCCACGTCGCCGGCGAACAGGCGCAGGTGCAGCAGCCCGGTGGCGGCGATCAGGAAGCCGACGATGCCGACCAGGCGCAGCGCCGGGCCGAGGTCGGCCTCGCCATCGCCGTCCTGATCCATGCCGAACAGCGCGATCCAGGAGATCGCGCCGATCACCACCGGCAGCAGGAAGGCCACGTAGCCGAACAGTTGCAGCAGCACGTCGGCGATCCAGGCGCCGAACTTGCCGCCCATGTTGTGCACCGGCGCGACCACGCTGCCGGTATGCGACCAGCCCGGATCGGTCGCCGAGTACGTGGCCAGGCTGGCCAGCAGGTACAGCAGCAGCGGCGCGATCGCGATCAGCGCCAGGTCGCGCCACAGCTTCTGCCGGCGCGGGTTGGGCGCGGCGCCCTGCTTGCGTGCCGCCGCGTTGGCGCCCTGGGATTTGCCGCGTTCCGGAACCTGCTTCGCCACGCTATGACCAGACCTTAGAAATGCATCGTTAGTGATTGATAATAAACGACTCGCCCTTGCATTTCAGCAGTCGGTAGCTGAATCGTCCGGTCACGCCCGAGCGGCTGCCCGGCGGCGCCCGGTGCAGACACGCAATGGCGCGTGAGGGCGGCGGCGGTGGCGACGGGCCGCAGCGTTTCCGCCACGCGGCTTGATTCGTTCCAGGCCGGCCGCCACTCTATGCGCCTTCGTCCGGAACTCGCGCAATGCCGCGCTTCGGCCGCCATTTCACCCTGTTCGCGAGTATACATGAGCCCCTCTGCCGCCAATTCCGCCAAGCATTCCCGCCTGCTGATCCTGGGTTCCGGCCCGGCCGGCTGGACCGCCGCGGTCTACGCCGCGCGCGCCAACCTCAAGCCGGTGGTGATCACCGGCCTGCAGCAGGGCGGCCAGCTGATGACCACCACCGAGGTCGACAACTGGCCCGGCGACCCGCACGGCCTGATGGGCCCGGACCTGATGGCGCGCATGCAGGCGCATGCCGAGCGCTTCGAGACCGAGGTGATCTTCGACCACATCCACACCGCCGACCTGTCGCAGCGCCCATTCCGGCTCAGCGGCGACAGCGGCGACTACACCTGCGATGCGTTGATCATCGCCACCGGCGCCACCGCCAAGTACCTGGGCATCCCCTCGGAAGAGGCGTTCAAGGGCCGTGGCGTGTCCGCCTGCGCCACCTGCGACGGCTTCTTCTACAAGGACCAGGACGTGGTCGTGGTCGGCGGCGGCAACACCGCCGTGGAAGAGGCGCTGTACCTGTCCAACATCGCCCGCAAGGTCTACCTGGTGCACCGCCGCGACACCCTGCG of Xanthomonas sacchari contains these proteins:
- a CDS encoding DNA translocase FtsK, which produces MAKQVPERGKSQGANAAARKQGAAPNPRRQKLWRDLALIAIAPLLLYLLASLATYSATDPGWSHTGSVVAPVHNMGGKFGAWIADVLLQLFGYVAFLLPVVIGAISWIALFGMDQDGDGEADLGPALRLVGIVGFLIAATGLLHLRLFAGDVAGAGGILGKLVGNSLGAGFGALGANLFVLVLLLVSVTLATGLSWFAVMERIGKAVMTLPALARRGTQQANEWQQTRAMREEREEVRKVDAVQRAKREPVKIEPPPAPVVEKSERAKREQQIPLFHGTGSDPSGVPPLALLDDPKPQAKGYSEETLETLSRQIEFKLKDFRIEAQVVGAYPGPVITRFEIEPAPGIKVSQISSLDKDIARGLSVKSVRVVDVIPGKSVIGLEIPNVSREMIYLSELLRSKEYDKSASPLTLALGKDIAGRPTVADLARMPHLLVAGTTGSGKSVAVNAMVLSLLYKASAKDLRMLMIDPKMLELSVYQGIPHLLAPVVTDMKEAANGLRWCVAEMERRYKLMSAVGVRNLAGFNKKVKDAQDAGQPLMDPLFKPNPDLAEAPRPLDTLPFIVIFIDEFADMMMIVGKKVEELIARLAQKARAAGIHLILATQRPSVDVITGLIKANIPTRIAFQVSSKIDSRTILDQSGAETLLGHGDMLYLPPGTAMPDRVHGAFVSDEEVHRVVEHLKASGPADYIEGVLDEVQTMGDGTVIGATGLPEAGGGGGDESDPLYDEALRIVTETRRASISGVQRRLKIGYNRAARLIEAMEAAGVVSPPEHNGDRSVLAPPPPK
- the trxB gene encoding thioredoxin-disulfide reductase, with protein sequence MSPSAANSAKHSRLLILGSGPAGWTAAVYAARANLKPVVITGLQQGGQLMTTTEVDNWPGDPHGLMGPDLMARMQAHAERFETEVIFDHIHTADLSQRPFRLSGDSGDYTCDALIIATGATAKYLGIPSEEAFKGRGVSACATCDGFFYKDQDVVVVGGGNTAVEEALYLSNIARKVYLVHRRDTLRAEKIMQDKLFAKVAAGKIETVWHHQVDEVLGNEAGVTGVRVKSVQDGSTRDLEAHGFFVAIGHHPNTQLFDGQLAMHNGYLEIRSGLGGAATETSVPGVFAAGDVADQHYRQAITSAGFGCMAALDAERYLDKGA